In the genome of Saprospira sp. CCB-QB6, one region contains:
- the bioD gene encoding dethiobiotin synthase yields the protein MSNSTFFLTGIGTEIGKTLVSAILVKALKMDYWKPVQSGELEYTDTDKVRDLVQWEALQTHTERYRLEIPASPHYSAAAEGKKIELDQLVIPETDNNLLIEGAGGLMVPLNEEELYIDWAAAQKLPVILVSRNYLGSINHTILSIEALKARGISEIYLLFNGPSTPSTEEFILNYSQLACLGRVEQAEGPVDAAFVEQEAKRLKSNFEKILKKQGR from the coding sequence ATGTCAAACAGCACATTTTTTCTTACGGGAATAGGGACCGAAATTGGAAAAACCTTGGTCTCGGCAATTTTGGTCAAGGCCCTAAAAATGGATTATTGGAAACCCGTGCAATCGGGAGAATTGGAATATACGGATACGGATAAAGTTCGTGATTTGGTCCAATGGGAAGCATTGCAGACGCATACCGAGCGCTATCGTTTAGAGATTCCGGCTTCTCCGCATTATTCTGCTGCGGCCGAGGGCAAAAAAATAGAGCTAGATCAGCTAGTTATTCCAGAAACTGACAATAATTTGCTTATAGAAGGGGCAGGTGGTCTAATGGTCCCCTTAAATGAAGAGGAACTTTATATTGATTGGGCGGCAGCGCAAAAATTGCCTGTTATTTTAGTGTCTAGAAATTATTTGGGCAGCATCAACCATACAATTTTGAGTATAGAAGCCTTGAAGGCTAGAGGGATAAGCGAAATTTACTTGTTATTTAATGGGCCATCGACCCCCTCAACAGAAGAATTTATCTTGAATTATAGCCAGTTAGCTTGTTTAGGGCGGGTAGAGCAGGCTGAAGGGCCTGTAGATGCTGCATTTGTGGAGCAAGAGGCCAAGCGCTTAAAATCTAATTTTGAAAAAATATTGAAAAAACAAGGTCGCTAA
- a CDS encoding sigma-70 family RNA polymerase sigma factor — MRQLKITQKITQRESSALENYLKDVSKISMISVEEEVLLAKQVRAGDQYALHRLTTANLRFVISVAKQYQHQGMALSDLINEGNLGLIKAAHRFDESKGFKFISYAVWWIRQSILQALMEHGRMVRLPSNKLGGHGRLIRAKQRFMQEQEREPSVTELAEILELREKDVVALERMAQKHISVDAPLGAGDRDSDVSMLDTLACSVEEEGDQALMEESSRIELKSQLDRLSDLERQIIISYYGLYNHCPMTLEAIGEDCGLTRERVRQIKQRALRRLRRYIKADLFLPSAS, encoded by the coding sequence ATGCGACAGTTAAAAATTACCCAGAAGATTACCCAACGCGAAAGCAGTGCATTAGAAAACTACTTAAAAGATGTAAGTAAGATTTCCATGATTTCGGTCGAAGAGGAGGTCCTTTTAGCCAAGCAAGTAAGAGCAGGTGATCAGTATGCTTTGCATCGTTTGACAACGGCCAACTTGCGTTTTGTGATTTCGGTAGCCAAGCAGTATCAGCATCAGGGAATGGCCTTGAGTGATTTGATTAACGAGGGCAACTTGGGCTTGATTAAAGCTGCTCATCGTTTTGATGAGAGTAAGGGATTTAAATTTATTTCTTATGCGGTCTGGTGGATTCGTCAATCTATTTTGCAGGCTTTGATGGAACATGGACGTATGGTGCGTCTACCTTCTAATAAATTAGGGGGACATGGTCGCTTGATTCGGGCTAAGCAACGATTTATGCAAGAGCAGGAACGTGAGCCTTCTGTGACCGAATTGGCCGAAATTTTGGAATTGCGAGAAAAGGATGTTGTAGCTCTGGAGCGCATGGCTCAAAAACATATCTCAGTAGATGCTCCTTTGGGCGCTGGCGATCGAGATTCTGACGTAAGTATGTTAGATACTTTGGCTTGCTCGGTAGAGGAAGAAGGGGATCAGGCTTTGATGGAAGAATCTTCTCGTATAGAGTTGAAAAGCCAATTGGACCGGCTATCAGACTTGGAGCGTCAAATTATTATCTCTTATTATGGTCTCTATAATCATTGCCCAATGACTTTAGAAGCTATTGGTGAAGACTGTGGCCTAACTAGAGAACGGGTACGTCAGATTAAACAGCGCGCTTTGCGTCGTTTGCGTCGATATATTAAGGCAGATTTATTTTTGCCTTCGGCAAGTTAG
- a CDS encoding toxin-antitoxin system YwqK family antitoxin translates to MKWIWMLLLLFSLGSCQLRKVVERDDAGRKISRYRAHKKTGQIEGTYKGFHESGGIALIMHYKKGKLDGPVKTYYPNGQIESLAYTIEDRYEGDFQYWYSNGQLKQEGKYVNGDIEGPLKTYYPNGSLKEIVEFSGSVENGAYTLYYQNGTIKEEGHFLKGPNMDGLIKQYDAEGQLLRKQSCSAGSCETIWERKTAKDEE, encoded by the coding sequence ATGAAATGGATCTGGATGCTATTGTTGCTTTTTAGTTTGGGTAGCTGTCAATTGCGTAAGGTGGTAGAGCGAGATGATGCGGGGCGAAAAATTAGTCGTTATCGGGCGCATAAGAAAACGGGCCAAATAGAAGGAACCTACAAAGGTTTTCATGAGTCGGGGGGAATTGCCTTAATTATGCATTATAAAAAGGGGAAATTGGATGGGCCCGTAAAAACCTATTACCCTAATGGGCAGATAGAGAGTTTGGCTTATACCATAGAGGATCGTTATGAAGGCGATTTTCAGTATTGGTATAGCAATGGGCAGCTCAAGCAGGAGGGCAAATACGTTAATGGCGATATTGAGGGGCCATTGAAGACCTATTACCCCAACGGAAGCTTAAAGGAAATCGTTGAGTTTAGTGGTAGTGTAGAAAATGGCGCTTACACCTTATATTATCAGAATGGGACAATTAAGGAAGAAGGTCATTTTTTGAAAGGGCCAAATATGGATGGTCTAATTAAGCAATATGATGCCGAAGGGCAGCTGCTGCGCAAACAATCTTGTTCGGCGGGCAGTTGTGAAACCATTTGGGAGCGAAAAACAGCAAAAGATGAAGAATAA
- the thiH gene encoding 2-iminoacetate synthase ThiH, which translates to MRAPQAERFSELFEQYDWEATKASIYAKTAADVERALASDKPNLEDFKALISPAAAPYLEQMAQKSQALTLKRFGRTMQLYAPLYLSNECQNICTYCGFSLDNPMRRRTLGGTEILMEATALKEMGYEHILLVTGEANKTVGIDYFERAFKALRPHFAQLSMEVQPLKQEEYERLLPLGLHAVLVYQETYHKEDYKKHHPKGRKSNFTYRIDTPDRLGRAGVHKMGLGVLIGLEDWRTDSFFTALHLDYLERKYWKSKYSISFPRLRPFSGGLDPKVPMNDRELVQLICAYRIYNEEVELSLSTRESEHFRNHVIKLGITSLSAGSKTNPGGYVVEPQSLEQFEISDERSPAEMVEVIERQGYEAVWKDWDKAYSGLLSKSE; encoded by the coding sequence ATGCGAGCACCACAAGCCGAACGCTTTAGCGAGCTGTTTGAACAATATGATTGGGAGGCGACCAAGGCCAGCATTTACGCCAAAACAGCGGCCGATGTAGAGCGGGCCTTGGCCAGCGACAAGCCCAATTTGGAAGATTTTAAGGCCTTGATTTCGCCTGCGGCCGCGCCTTATTTGGAGCAAATGGCCCAAAAAAGCCAAGCTTTGACACTCAAGCGCTTTGGGCGGACCATGCAGCTATATGCCCCGCTATACCTCTCTAATGAATGTCAGAATATTTGTACGTATTGCGGCTTTAGTTTGGATAATCCCATGCGCCGCCGCACCCTTGGCGGGACTGAGATTTTGATGGAGGCCACGGCCCTCAAAGAAATGGGGTACGAGCATATTTTGTTGGTTACTGGAGAGGCCAATAAGACCGTGGGCATAGATTATTTTGAGCGGGCGTTTAAGGCGTTGCGGCCGCATTTTGCCCAATTGTCGATGGAAGTGCAGCCGCTCAAGCAGGAAGAATATGAGCGCTTATTGCCTTTGGGCCTGCATGCGGTATTGGTTTATCAGGAAACCTACCATAAAGAAGATTACAAAAAGCATCATCCCAAGGGCCGTAAATCTAATTTTACTTATCGGATTGATACGCCCGATCGTTTGGGGCGAGCTGGGGTGCATAAAATGGGCCTAGGGGTATTGATTGGTTTGGAAGATTGGCGGACCGACAGCTTTTTTACGGCCTTGCATTTAGATTATTTAGAGCGCAAATACTGGAAAAGCAAATACTCCATTTCCTTTCCGAGATTGCGACCTTTTTCGGGAGGATTGGACCCCAAAGTACCGATGAATGATCGGGAATTGGTCCAGCTCATCTGTGCTTATCGTATTTATAATGAAGAAGTAGAATTGTCCTTATCGACTAGAGAGTCCGAGCATTTTCGGAATCACGTCATTAAATTGGGCATAACCTCATTGAGTGCTGGATCGAAGACCAATCCGGGCGGTTATGTAGTTGAGCCACAATCTTTAGAGCAATTTGAAATTTCAGACGAACGCAGTCCAGCCGAAATGGTGGAGGTCATTGAGCGGCAGGGCTATGAGGCTGTTTGGAAAGATTGGGACAAGGCCTATAGTGGTTTGCTTTCAAAATCTGAATAG
- the porQ gene encoding type IX secretion system protein PorQ: MKNKVLVFLGLCLAFSSLRAQVEGGRYVYEFLDFSPSARATALGGRLPSVRDKDLSLAFLNPAALNKENHNSISLQQNAHISGITHGTVAYAYHIAPKKLSLMGSLEHVSYGEFEGYDEIGQATGSFSASEMALGVGASYQATDKLSFGVHLKGIFSRYEAYSSRGWSSNLGMIYQDSSKRFSMGLVLKNIGQQLKKYHAEQADYALPFDMQFGISQQLKYLPLRISIVAHHLDRWDIRYDDPALVQENSLLGTEETENNDFGEGVDNFFRHLNFNLEFLLGPSLRLRLGYDHWRQREMSIQNLRSLAGFSAGIGFKLYKFQFDYGLANYHLAGTVHHFGISTRLQDF; the protein is encoded by the coding sequence ATGAAGAATAAGGTACTGGTTTTTTTGGGGCTATGTTTGGCCTTTTCGAGCTTGCGGGCTCAAGTAGAAGGCGGGCGCTATGTCTATGAGTTTTTAGATTTTTCGCCTTCGGCAAGAGCTACGGCTTTGGGGGGACGTTTACCTTCTGTGCGAGATAAGGATTTGAGTTTAGCCTTCCTCAATCCTGCTGCCCTGAATAAAGAAAATCACAATAGCATTTCTTTGCAGCAGAACGCCCATATTTCGGGAATTACCCATGGTACTGTAGCTTATGCCTATCACATTGCGCCCAAAAAACTGAGTTTAATGGGGAGTTTGGAGCATGTGAGTTATGGCGAATTTGAGGGCTATGATGAGATAGGGCAAGCTACGGGCAGCTTCTCTGCCTCAGAAATGGCCCTAGGAGTGGGCGCTAGCTATCAGGCAACAGATAAATTGAGCTTTGGGGTACATCTCAAGGGAATTTTTTCTAGATATGAGGCCTATTCCTCAAGGGGCTGGTCTTCTAATTTGGGTATGATTTACCAAGATAGCAGTAAGCGCTTTAGTATGGGCTTGGTACTGAAGAATATAGGGCAACAGCTTAAAAAGTACCATGCAGAGCAAGCCGATTATGCCTTACCTTTTGACATGCAATTTGGGATTAGCCAGCAGCTTAAATATTTGCCTTTGCGGATTTCTATCGTGGCGCATCATTTGGACCGTTGGGATATTCGCTATGACGATCCCGCATTGGTCCAAGAAAATAGCTTATTGGGCACGGAAGAAACTGAGAACAACGATTTTGGAGAGGGAGTTGATAATTTTTTCCGACATTTGAACTTTAATCTAGAATTTTTGCTGGGTCCAAGTCTTCGCCTGCGTTTGGGCTATGACCACTGGCGCCAAAGAGAAATGAGCATTCAAAATCTACGTTCTTTGGCTGGCTTTTCGGCTGGAATAGGCTTTAAGTTATATAAATTTCAATTTGATTATGGCTTGGCCAACTATCATTTAGCTGGAACAGTACATCATTTCGGCATTAGTACTCGACTTCAAGATTTTTAG
- a CDS encoding glutamine--tRNA ligase/YqeY domain fusion protein encodes MSKVEENDKPKESLNFIEQIIVEHNENGRFGGQVHTRFPPEPNGYLHIGHAKAICVNFGIAEKFGGKTNLRFDDTNPATESTEYVESIKKDVRWLGFDWEEREYYASDYFQTLYEYAVTLIQKGLAYVDFTSAEEMDRQKRAEETNEYRNRSIEENLAEFEKMKAGEYEEGICVLRAKIDMSHPNRLMRDPIIYRVKNMAHHRTGDAWNIYPMYDMAHGQSDSIEGITHSLCSLEFLPHRELYEWLTKSLGIHEPQQLEFSRLNLNYTITSKRKLKQLVEEGHVNGWDDPRMPTLSGMRRRGYPPMAIRNFIEKVGVSKREQSIDLSLLEFCVREELNKVATRALCVLDPLKVVIENLPDGHCEDMQVVDNPELEDSPMHSMPFTKEIYIERGDFMIDPPKKFFRLGPGRCVRLKGAYIIECTGYETDAEGQVTEVRCRFIENSKSGEDTSGVKAKGTLHWVSIEHAVPVEVRQYDRLFATEAPGKATDNFLDDINPKSLEIIETAYAEPFLKEAKQGEAFQFMRIGYFTLDAESPAEKPCFNQTSALRDNWGKKKEKGGGQQKKKGGQQKNQKKQN; translated from the coding sequence ATGTCTAAAGTAGAAGAAAACGACAAACCAAAAGAGTCGCTCAATTTTATTGAGCAAATTATTGTAGAACATAATGAGAATGGCCGTTTTGGGGGCCAGGTGCACACCCGTTTTCCCCCAGAGCCCAATGGCTATTTGCATATTGGTCACGCCAAGGCCATTTGTGTCAATTTTGGCATTGCCGAAAAATTTGGCGGCAAAACCAATCTGCGCTTCGATGATACCAATCCCGCCACCGAAAGCACCGAGTATGTGGAAAGCATCAAGAAAGATGTGCGCTGGCTGGGCTTTGATTGGGAAGAGCGCGAATATTACGCCTCTGACTACTTTCAGACGCTTTATGAATATGCCGTTACACTGATCCAAAAAGGCTTGGCTTATGTCGATTTTACTTCTGCCGAAGAAATGGACCGCCAAAAAAGAGCCGAGGAAACCAATGAGTATCGCAATCGCTCTATAGAAGAAAACCTAGCCGAATTTGAGAAGATGAAGGCTGGCGAATATGAAGAAGGCATCTGCGTTTTGCGGGCCAAAATTGATATGAGCCACCCCAACCGCCTCATGCGCGACCCCATTATTTATCGGGTGAAAAATATGGCCCACCACCGCACTGGCGATGCTTGGAACATTTACCCGATGTACGATATGGCCCATGGTCAATCGGATTCTATTGAAGGAATTACGCACTCGCTTTGCTCGCTAGAGTTTTTGCCTCATCGCGAACTCTATGAGTGGTTGACCAAAAGTCTAGGAATTCACGAGCCACAACAGCTAGAATTTTCTCGCCTTAACCTCAATTATACCATTACCTCTAAGCGCAAGCTCAAACAATTGGTAGAAGAAGGCCATGTTAATGGCTGGGATGACCCACGGATGCCCACTCTTTCGGGTATGCGCCGCCGCGGTTATCCGCCCATGGCTATCCGCAACTTTATTGAGAAAGTGGGAGTATCTAAGCGCGAGCAATCTATTGACCTCTCGCTTTTGGAATTCTGCGTGCGGGAAGAGCTCAACAAAGTGGCCACTCGCGCCCTTTGCGTTCTCGATCCCCTCAAAGTAGTGATCGAAAATCTACCCGATGGCCATTGTGAAGATATGCAGGTAGTCGATAATCCCGAACTAGAGGATTCGCCTATGCACAGCATGCCCTTTACCAAAGAAATCTATATTGAGCGGGGTGACTTTATGATTGATCCTCCTAAGAAGTTTTTCCGCCTCGGCCCCGGCCGCTGCGTACGCCTCAAAGGAGCTTATATTATTGAGTGTACTGGCTATGAAACCGATGCAGAAGGCCAAGTAACAGAAGTACGTTGCCGCTTTATCGAAAATAGTAAGAGTGGCGAAGATACCAGCGGCGTAAAAGCCAAAGGAACCTTGCACTGGGTATCTATTGAGCATGCGGTCCCCGTAGAAGTTCGTCAATATGATCGTCTTTTTGCGACTGAAGCCCCTGGTAAAGCTACTGATAACTTCCTCGATGATATCAATCCTAAATCTTTGGAAATCATTGAGACCGCTTATGCAGAGCCCTTCTTGAAAGAGGCCAAACAAGGAGAAGCCTTTCAGTTTATGCGCATTGGTTATTTCACGCTAGATGCTGAAAGTCCAGCCGAAAAGCCTTGCTTTAATCAAACTTCAGCCCTACGTGATAATTGGGGTAAGAAGAAAGAGAAAGGCGGTGGCCAACAAAAGAAAAAAGGCGGCCAGCAGAAAAACCAGAAGAAGCAAAACTAA
- a CDS encoding tetratricopeptide repeat protein yields MQAFDYNEGEGQDFRMILRRYEGMLAKGELQFLDLESFLRLLEHYEVQGKWEQAFLTLEHALRQHPFSGQLYLFGVQLSLEVDRLWEAERYLEQAKLYEPSSMEVRFFEVEILQQRGHYKQAYRLLDEMMEEAKGADRLEALLMQAVIHEQQERYDKSFELLAELLREDPYHELAYNRIWLAMELGEMYAEGVELHQELTDFDPYAPWAWYNLGHAYKKLGLYEKALDAYDYAIVIAEKMEFAYRDYIPLLMHLKQLDRLSRVLEDFEEHFPQYPQDLGMWKGQLSQLQGNYAEAEQQFLSLLAEEKSPNTFYLLGVSYAAQGQWLAALDAFEQAFKLADYEERFLLAMAETHNQLNQEEAARNCFQQAVELAPHSPLVWRSYLEFLIDEGDYEQAWLTLQQAQTDSRSDVYDWAAVLLLWQLGKKQAASEQLIIALAEKAWSKHLLFELEPDLEQDDAFMSWWGSHLD; encoded by the coding sequence ATGCAAGCATTTGATTATAATGAGGGAGAGGGCCAAGATTTTCGCATGATTTTGCGCCGATATGAGGGAATGTTAGCCAAGGGCGAGCTTCAGTTTTTGGATCTAGAAAGCTTTTTGCGCTTATTGGAGCATTATGAGGTACAAGGCAAATGGGAACAAGCGTTTTTGACCTTAGAGCATGCTTTGCGGCAGCATCCTTTTTCTGGCCAATTGTATCTTTTTGGGGTACAATTGAGCTTGGAGGTAGATCGTCTTTGGGAGGCTGAGCGCTATTTGGAGCAGGCCAAACTTTATGAGCCCAGCAGCATGGAAGTTCGCTTTTTTGAGGTAGAAATCTTGCAGCAAAGAGGGCATTACAAGCAAGCCTACAGGCTACTTGATGAAATGATGGAGGAGGCCAAGGGGGCGGATCGCCTAGAAGCTCTTTTGATGCAGGCGGTTATTCATGAGCAGCAAGAGCGCTATGATAAATCTTTTGAGCTCTTGGCCGAATTGCTTCGGGAAGATCCTTATCACGAATTGGCCTATAACCGCATTTGGTTGGCTATGGAGTTGGGGGAAATGTATGCGGAAGGGGTTGAATTACATCAGGAATTGACGGATTTTGATCCTTATGCGCCTTGGGCCTGGTATAATTTGGGCCATGCGTATAAGAAATTGGGCCTTTATGAAAAGGCTTTGGATGCTTATGACTATGCAATTGTAATTGCGGAAAAAATGGAATTTGCCTATCGGGATTATATTCCCTTATTGATGCATCTCAAGCAATTGGACCGTTTGTCTAGGGTTTTAGAAGACTTTGAAGAGCATTTTCCCCAATATCCCCAAGATTTGGGCATGTGGAAGGGGCAATTGTCTCAACTGCAAGGCAATTATGCGGAAGCAGAGCAGCAGTTTTTAAGCTTATTAGCAGAAGAAAAATCGCCCAATACTTTCTATTTGTTGGGGGTGAGTTATGCGGCTCAGGGGCAGTGGCTAGCTGCCTTAGATGCATTTGAGCAGGCTTTCAAATTGGCGGATTATGAAGAGCGTTTTTTGTTGGCTATGGCCGAAACGCACAATCAATTGAACCAAGAAGAGGCGGCCAGAAATTGCTTTCAGCAGGCGGTGGAATTAGCGCCGCATTCGCCTTTGGTTTGGCGCAGCTACCTAGAGTTCTTGATCGATGAAGGTGATTATGAGCAAGCTTGGTTGACCCTGCAACAGGCCCAAACGGATAGTCGATCAGATGTCTACGATTGGGCGGCTGTACTTTTGCTTTGGCAATTGGGCAAAAAGCAGGCGGCTAGCGAGCAGCTCATTATCGCTTTGGCCGAAAAGGCTTGGAGTAAACACCTCTTATTTGAGTTAGAGCCCGATTTAGAGCAGGATGATGCCTTCATGAGCTGGTGGGGCAGTCATTTAGATTAG
- a CDS encoding lamin tail domain-containing protein: protein MKKLSLAILALFLTVAGAEAQVVINEIMYNPPESGADTTEYIELYNAGSTAVDILGWHFTAGVSDSVEVSTVIPAGGYFVWTVNAAAFQNTYGQAADREWASGGLSNSGEAIVIADASGTVMDSVIYDDGGSWPTAADGPGHSLALCSAGLDNTDPASWTADSTNTGITVGGTALFASPGAANTTNCVVNTVLTVEFAGTQTYVDENVGTVTIDLTIQNPNATATTVEVSIAAASTAVAADYTNFSSPTTVTFPANSTTSQSFTIDIVDDADQEVLETIVFELGNATNGAVIGTNNSYTVNINANDIAAVPVPNVVITEILYDQVGTDTIEFIELYNNGSTTADLSGFYFDGVTYTVPNGTTLAAGAYWVLTLDSVALQAVTGVTANQWTSGALSNAGEDIVFYTIAGDTVDIVNYNDNSPWPLRNANVAIQLSDVNADNNDAANWCHATNNAGTTGLGDILYATPGAANTACATPGTYVYHTIDQIDDLLAGNVPAAEGDSVELRGLVYCADFRSGNGLDFALIETASTNGIRVYAAIDINNYTVNAGDSIHVFGRINNYNGLLQVLADDITLVSAGNATLSPVEVTALSEATENKFIELNNLTLVDPTQWTGTGSGFAVEATNGTDTFDLYIDNDVDLYTQPAPTGAFKVYGFGGQYDPSNPYDEGYQLLPCNSSITPLTTVSFTAAAPVRIYPNPAQDRLFVEAEAVDAIQVYNNLGQLLIRLDNLQGNRQEINLSQLEAGVYHLNIIRNGQSSSQSFIKQ from the coding sequence ATGAAAAAACTATCCTTAGCTATTCTTGCACTCTTCTTGACAGTAGCTGGCGCAGAGGCGCAGGTTGTCATTAATGAGATTATGTACAATCCCCCAGAGAGTGGGGCTGATACCACAGAGTATATTGAGCTTTACAATGCGGGTTCTACAGCAGTAGACATTTTGGGCTGGCATTTTACGGCTGGTGTCTCAGATTCTGTAGAAGTATCTACCGTGATTCCTGCTGGTGGTTATTTTGTATGGACCGTAAACGCGGCCGCTTTTCAAAACACTTATGGCCAAGCTGCTGATCGCGAGTGGGCTTCGGGTGGTTTGAGTAACAGTGGTGAAGCGATTGTTATTGCAGATGCTTCTGGAACTGTTATGGACTCTGTTATTTATGATGACGGTGGAAGCTGGCCTACAGCAGCTGATGGTCCTGGTCACTCTTTGGCGCTTTGTTCTGCTGGTTTAGATAATACTGATCCTGCAAGTTGGACGGCAGATTCGACCAACACGGGAATTACCGTTGGCGGAACGGCTCTTTTTGCTAGCCCTGGCGCTGCCAATACTACAAACTGTGTAGTGAACACTGTTTTGACCGTTGAGTTTGCTGGAACACAAACCTATGTAGACGAAAACGTAGGTACAGTAACGATTGATTTGACGATTCAGAACCCCAATGCTACAGCAACTACTGTTGAGGTAAGTATTGCTGCGGCTTCTACGGCTGTTGCTGCTGATTACACTAACTTTAGCAGCCCTACTACAGTTACTTTCCCTGCAAATAGCACAACTAGCCAAAGCTTCACGATTGATATCGTAGACGATGCTGACCAAGAGGTTTTGGAAACTATCGTTTTTGAATTGGGCAATGCTACCAACGGCGCTGTTATTGGTACAAACAACAGCTATACCGTGAACATCAATGCAAATGATATTGCTGCTGTTCCTGTTCCCAATGTTGTGATTACAGAAATTTTGTACGACCAAGTGGGTACCGATACAATCGAGTTTATCGAGTTGTATAACAATGGTTCTACTACTGCTGACTTGAGCGGTTTCTACTTTGATGGCGTAACTTATACTGTTCCTAACGGAACTACCCTTGCTGCTGGTGCTTACTGGGTGTTGACTTTGGACTCTGTAGCCCTGCAAGCCGTAACTGGTGTAACGGCTAACCAATGGACTTCTGGCGCATTGAGCAATGCTGGTGAAGATATCGTTTTCTACACGATTGCTGGCGATACTGTTGATATTGTAAACTACAATGATAACTCTCCTTGGCCTCTACGCAATGCTAACGTAGCTATTCAGCTTTCTGATGTGAATGCCGATAACAACGATGCGGCTAACTGGTGCCACGCTACCAACAACGCTGGTACTACTGGCTTGGGCGATATCCTTTATGCCACGCCTGGTGCAGCCAATACCGCTTGTGCTACTCCTGGTACTTATGTGTACCACACAATTGATCAAATTGATGATCTTCTTGCAGGTAATGTTCCTGCTGCTGAAGGCGATAGCGTAGAGCTCCGTGGTTTGGTTTACTGCGCCGATTTCCGCTCTGGTAACGGTCTAGACTTTGCCCTAATCGAAACAGCTTCTACTAATGGTATCCGTGTTTATGCAGCTATCGATATCAATAACTACACAGTAAATGCTGGCGACTCTATCCACGTATTTGGTCGCATCAATAACTACAACGGCTTGTTGCAGGTATTGGCCGACGATATCACTTTGGTTAGCGCTGGAAATGCCACCTTGTCTCCCGTAGAAGTAACGGCTCTTTCTGAAGCTACTGAAAACAAATTCATCGAGCTTAACAACTTGACTTTGGTTGATCCTACACAATGGACAGGCACTGGTTCTGGCTTTGCTGTTGAAGCAACTAACGGTACAGATACTTTTGATCTTTATATCGACAATGATGTAGATCTTTATACACAACCTGCTCCTACTGGCGCATTCAAAGTATATGGCTTTGGTGGACAGTATGATCCTAGCAACCCTTATGATGAGGGTTATCAGTTGTTGCCTTGTAACTCTAGTATTACTCCCCTTACAACTGTAAGCTTTACGGCAGCCGCGCCTGTTCGCATCTATCCTAACCCTGCTCAAGATCGCTTGTTCGTAGAGGCTGAGGCTGTTGATGCTATTCAAGTATACAATAACTTGGGCCAGTTGCTTATTCGCCTAGATAATTTGCAGGGCAATCGCCAAGAAATTAACTTGAGCCAACTAGAGGCTGGTGTTTACCACCTCAATATCATCCGCAACGGACAATCTAGCAGCCAAAGCTTTATCAAGCAATAA